The sequence below is a genomic window from Echeneis naucrates chromosome 13, fEcheNa1.1, whole genome shotgun sequence.
AAAAATTTCTAACTCATGCCATGATCTTTTCCAAAGGCTACATAGGACATTTTATGGATGTGTGGTTCCTCGACCCATAatagctttctttgtgtttctctctggtTTAACCAGGATTATGTAACATTTGGGTCCAAAAAGAGCCAACAAGAGACCAAAACTGGAGGCCAGGATGGCAAATACCTCCACagcatctgcatatttaccAGGTGAGCTGATATAAGCAGGAACAAAGGCcacccacacagcacagaagatCAGCATGCTGAAAGTGATCAGCTTGGCCTCATTGAAGTTATCTGGAAGATTTCTTGCCAGAAATgccagcaggaagctgaggagagCCAGTAAACCGATATAACCCAGTAACACTGCAAAGCCAATTGTGGAGCCAACTACACACTCATAAACTATCTTGTCATTGTGGTATTGGGTGTTTTTATGAGGAACTGGTGAAGCAGAGACAAGCCAGGCAGTGCAGATTGCTGCCTGAACAGAAGTTAGAACCAgaactgtccctctctgctgaaCAGCACCAAACCACTTCAGACTGGCTCCACCTCCTGGTTTGGAGGCCTTGAACACAGCCAGAACCACCATGGTTTTAACCAGGATACATGAGacacaaaggacaaagctgATGCCAAATGCTGCATGTCTCAGCTGGCATGTCCACAGTCTGGGACGGCCaatgaacagcagtgaacacagaaaacacagtttaagtGACACTAACAGCTGAAAACTGAGTTCTGAATTGTTTGCACGGACTATTGGTGTTTTGCGATGACAGATAAAGATGCAAAGAATGACAGCACAGATGAATGTACCCAGCAATGATGTGGCTGTCAGACAGATTCCCAGAGGCTCATGGTAGGACAGGAAGTCTATTTTCTTCTGTGCACAGTGGTCACGCTGGGGACTGGACCAGAAATCCTCTGGACAGCTGATGCACTCAGTGGAGTCTATGAAGAAAGGAGTTCTGGTTAGGGAAAGTGTTTCaaattatgtttatgtttatgttatgCATCTCATCTTAGATATTTAAAAGTGAACACCCACCAGTCTTATTGCTGATCTTCCCCTCAGAACAAAGGATGCAGTCAAAACAACACTCAGGTTCCTCCTTCTTTCTGGCCCTGCGGGTCCCTGGAGGACAGCTCTCACTGCACACTGAGTGGGGAGGCTGTTGGGAGGTAAAGGAATGTATTCAGTGTTATTAAAGTTAGAGAAGaattataatgtaaaaaaagacATGTGTTGCGTATTTCACAAGTTACCTTTTCTGATTTAATGTTCCAGAAGATTTTGTCTTCATGAAGAGTCAGTTCTTCACCTTTTAGGGCTGATTTTTTAACTTCTCCCACATTCTGAACTTTAATTCCTCCATCAGGGAGCCACTGCCAGTTCATGACATCATAGATTGGTAAGACATCACCATTCTCATCAAATGACACTTCATCACCAAATGAGGTGGTGAAATTCACCTTTTGCAAGTAATATACAAGCTATGAAATCAGAATGAGGgataaatgaagaaaagaaggattATATGATAAAACAGCATGAGCATTGTAGGATGTAgtattcaaaaatataaatgctgAGGACACTTTTGCACATGCCATCAATAATACCATGTACCTGCTGAAAAGAGATAAAACTAACTTCTACTATCCAGCATTTAGACAAAAATACTTTCAGTACATCATAttgcaaatgaaataatataagAGCAATGCTTTTACATTAAAAGGTGAAGTGTAAGTTGATATGTCACCTGCCAGGGCTCCAGTCTCTGTAAATCACCACAGCTGTTCCCACTGAAAGGACCTCTGCCtggctcacactgcagcagctcatgaaGAGCATATGCCAGAGCGTACACAGCTTTGTACACATTGTACTCTGGTCtgagatttaaaatgtccaagAACTCAGTCTGCACAGTCTCTAGATCTTCTTGTCCAGTACATATTGCTCCTCCAGCTTCCACCCAGCCTGATGGAGG
It includes:
- the LOC115053183 gene encoding extracellular calcium-sensing receptor-like; translation: MHKAGDVVLGGLFHMHFDPNYPDLFFTSEPEQPTCHGFDVIGFRLTQTMAFAIDEINRNPNLLPNVTLGYSVYDNCNTLGIGFRAALSLTSGQEEQVIIHESCEGTPPVLGIVGDSSSTRSIAISAVLGLYRVPTVSYFSTCSCLSDRKKFPSFFRTIPSDAFQVRAIIQILKHFGWTWAGLLISDNDYGLHAARSFQSDMSPADGGCLAYTEILPWGDDPAELRRIVDVMKKSTARVVIVFAHESHMIDLMKEVVRQNVTGLQWIASEAWTSAAVLQTPHLMPYLGGTLGIAIRRGEIPGLRDFLLQIQPDLNHNQSIGKSFWEYTFKCRFAPPPSGWVEAGGAICTGQEDLETVQTEFLDILNLRPEYNVYKAVYALAYALHELLQCEPGRGPFSGNSCGDLQRLEPWQLVYYLQKVNFTTSFGDEVSFDENGDVLPIYDVMNWQWLPDGGIKVQNVGEVKKSALKGEELTLHEDKIFWNIKSEKPPHSVCSESCPPGTRRARKKEEPECCFDCILCSEGKISNKTDSTECISCPEDFWSSPQRDHCAQKKIDFLSYHEPLGICLTATSLLGTFICAVILCIFICHRKTPIVRANNSELSFQLLVSLKLCFLCSLLFIGRPRLWTCQLRHAAFGISFVLCVSCILVKTMVVLAVFKASKPGGGASLKWFGAVQQRGTVLVLTSVQAAICTAWLVSASPVPHKNTQYHNDKIVYECVVGSTIGFAVLLGYIGLLALLSFLLAFLARNLPDNFNEAKLITFSMLIFCAVWVAFVPAYISSPGKYADAVEVFAILASSFGLLLALFGPKCYIILVKPERNTKKAIMGRGTTHP